Proteins from a genomic interval of Symmachiella macrocystis:
- the nrdR gene encoding transcriptional regulator NrdR: MKCPFCHHDETKVTDSRASQDHAIRRRRECLDCGRRFTTYEKVEEAPLKVIKKDGSRVPFDRHNIRAGLEKACFKRPVSDEQIEEIVNKVETDVYQNFEREVPSPYIGERVFNILRGVDQVAFVRFASVYREFKDVNDFVEELEPMLRDPDRR, translated from the coding sequence ATGAAGTGTCCTTTTTGCCACCACGACGAAACCAAAGTCACCGATTCACGAGCCAGTCAGGATCACGCGATTCGCCGGAGACGCGAATGCCTGGACTGCGGCCGCCGTTTTACGACCTATGAAAAAGTCGAAGAAGCGCCGCTGAAGGTGATCAAAAAGGATGGCAGCCGCGTTCCCTTTGATCGGCACAACATTCGCGCCGGACTAGAAAAGGCTTGCTTCAAACGTCCCGTCAGCGACGAACAGATCGAGGAAATCGTCAATAAGGTCGAAACGGACGTCTATCAGAATTTCGAACGCGAGGTCCCTTCACCCTACATCGGCGAGCGTGTGTTCAACATCCTCCGCGGCGTCGACCAAGTGGCCTTTGTGCGCTTTGCCTCGGTCTACCGTGAATTCAAGGACGTCAACGACTTCGTCGAAGAACTGGAACCGATGCTCCGCGACCCGGACCGGCGGTGA